In Desulfonatronum thioautotrophicum, a genomic segment contains:
- a CDS encoding branched-chain amino acid ABC transporter permease, translating into MLLDQLPQFLLSGLTSGSIYALVAVGFCIIYNATGLVNFAQGEFVMLGAMLMIGLTQDMGLAMPVAFVTSIAAAMLLGVFLERVPLGLARSRHVLILVLVTVGFSIAARGAASLIWGKTARALPAFSTEAPLLVAGAVISRQALWILAVTMICVALLHLFFQRTAVGQAIRAVSDNRHGAILVGVPVARMVMISFALSAGLGATAGMLIAPITGMHYSAGVMLGLKGFAAAILGGYGHVWGAVAGGLLLGVLESLAAGFVSSAYKDALAFLILLCVLWFRPAGLFGQARTRRV; encoded by the coding sequence ATGCTCCTTGACCAACTTCCGCAATTCCTGCTTTCCGGCCTGACTTCCGGCAGCATTTACGCCCTGGTGGCCGTGGGATTTTGTATCATCTACAATGCCACGGGGCTGGTGAATTTCGCCCAGGGTGAGTTCGTGATGCTTGGGGCCATGCTGATGATCGGGCTGACCCAGGACATGGGCCTGGCCATGCCTGTTGCCTTTGTAACCAGTATTGCCGCGGCAATGTTGTTGGGTGTCTTTTTGGAACGGGTTCCTCTTGGCCTGGCCAGATCCCGGCATGTTCTGATTCTGGTCCTGGTCACTGTTGGATTTTCCATTGCTGCCCGTGGGGCGGCGTCCTTGATTTGGGGCAAAACCGCCCGGGCCTTGCCCGCGTTTTCCACGGAAGCCCCGCTCTTGGTGGCCGGTGCGGTGATCTCCCGTCAGGCCTTGTGGATATTGGCCGTGACCATGATCTGTGTGGCCTTGCTCCATCTCTTTTTTCAACGCACTGCCGTGGGGCAGGCAATCCGCGCGGTTTCCGACAACCGGCACGGCGCAATCCTGGTTGGCGTCCCGGTGGCCCGGATGGTGATGATTTCCTTTGCCTTGAGTGCCGGATTGGGAGCCACGGCCGGAATGCTTATCGCGCCGATTACCGGCATGCACTACAGCGCCGGGGTGATGCTCGGGTTGAAGGGCTTTGCCGCGGCCATTCTCGGCGGGTACGGCCATGTCTGGGGCGCGGTGGCCGGCGGATTGTTGCTGGGTGTCCTGGAATCCCTGGCAGCCGGCTTTGTCTCCTCGGCTTACAAGGACGCTCTGGCGTTTCTGATCCTGCTCTGCGTTTTATGGTTTCGGCCCGCGGGGCTCTTTGGGCAGGCCAGGACGAGGCGGGTGTGA
- a CDS encoding cofactor-independent phosphoglycerate mutase, translated as MSARKTVFLIADGMGDWPVEALGGKTPLEAADTPHMDALAREGMVGLCRTIPEGMPPGSDIANMSLLGCDPAKHHTGRGPIEAAAQGLILTPDDLVWRCNLVRISALEPSGVMLDYSAGHIDTPTATALVKMLQHELGGAGAVFHPGVQYRHLVVQPGRVKAAEAGLAIRPPHDILDQTLGPDLAAYQQCPELWRMVREAAALLGNGEHNASQANAVWLWGQGRPLHLPDFQERFNQSGAVISAVDLVKGLGQAMGMAVLDVPGATGYLDTNYTGKVAAALDFLQQGDFVFLHVEAPDECGHQGSLENKLRAIADFDAQVVGPIREGLRGMDAAILVACDHFTPLIKRTHVPDPVPFLLWHPEATASGIPHFSEAQAASTGLMLERGQDLLPWALERFAR; from the coding sequence ATGAGCGCGAGAAAAACCGTTTTTTTGATCGCCGACGGCATGGGGGATTGGCCCGTGGAGGCGTTGGGCGGCAAGACGCCTTTGGAGGCCGCGGACACACCGCATATGGACGCCCTGGCCCGAGAAGGAATGGTCGGGCTGTGCCGGACCATACCCGAAGGCATGCCGCCTGGCTCGGATATCGCGAACATGTCCTTGCTGGGCTGCGATCCGGCCAAACACCATACAGGCCGCGGCCCCATCGAGGCCGCAGCCCAGGGACTGATCTTGACTCCCGATGACCTGGTCTGGCGCTGCAACCTGGTCCGGATCAGCGCACTGGAGCCAAGCGGCGTCATGCTGGACTACTCCGCCGGGCACATCGACACACCCACAGCCACGGCTCTGGTGAAAATGTTGCAACACGAGCTGGGTGGAGCAGGCGCTGTTTTTCATCCTGGAGTCCAGTACCGCCATCTGGTGGTGCAACCGGGCCGTGTCAAAGCCGCTGAAGCCGGATTGGCCATCCGACCACCCCATGACATTCTGGACCAGACTTTGGGGCCGGATCTGGCCGCGTACCAGCAATGCCCGGAACTCTGGCGCATGGTGCGCGAGGCCGCCGCTCTTCTGGGCAATGGCGAGCACAACGCCTCCCAGGCCAACGCCGTCTGGCTGTGGGGTCAGGGACGTCCACTCCATCTGCCGGATTTTCAGGAGCGGTTCAACCAGTCCGGGGCGGTGATTTCCGCCGTGGACCTGGTCAAGGGCCTGGGGCAGGCCATGGGCATGGCGGTCCTGGACGTGCCCGGCGCCACCGGGTACCTGGACACGAACTACACCGGGAAAGTGGCCGCGGCGCTGGACTTTCTGCAACAGGGCGATTTCGTCTTCCTGCACGTGGAAGCCCCGGATGAGTGCGGACACCAGGGCAGCCTGGAAAACAAGCTCCGGGCCATCGCGGACTTCGACGCCCAGGTGGTCGGGCCGATCCGGGAAGGTTTGCGGGGTATGGACGCCGCGATCCTCGTGGCCTGCGACCATTTCACCCCGCTGATCAAACGGACCCATGTCCCCGATCCGGTGCCATTCCTTCTCTGGCACCCGGAGGCCACGGCTTCCGGCATCCCGCACTTCAGCGAAGCCCAGGCCGCGTCCACCGGCCTGATGCTGGAAAGGGGCCAGGATTTGCTGCCCTGGGCGCTGGAACGCTTCGCGCGCTAA
- a CDS encoding D-alanine--D-alanine ligase family protein translates to MRILLIAGGWSDEREVSLSGATGIETSLRRMGHTVILFDPRDGLTTLPHLAEDVDFVFLNLHGAPGEDGLVQAMLDGMGKPYQGSGPAGSILALDKAVSKALFVKNNLATPPWVFVPARLGVDQYGEQISDLSAEISCPFAPPYVVKPNLGGSSLGVEMVRERNGLVPAVQKILQQGRDVLVEQYLPGVEVTCSVLGDEALPLILIRPGEGASFFDYDSKYLPGRADEVCPAPLPGDVSRGIQSMALHAHRILGLRGYSRADFILHEGQASLLEVNTLPGMTATSLLPQAAAAHGLDFDHLLARLIELGMREH, encoded by the coding sequence ATGCGTATTCTTTTGATAGCCGGCGGGTGGTCTGACGAACGCGAGGTTTCCCTGAGCGGGGCAACAGGAATTGAGACCTCCTTGCGCCGAATGGGGCATACGGTGATCCTGTTCGATCCCCGCGACGGCCTGACCACGTTGCCTCACCTGGCGGAGGACGTTGACTTTGTCTTTTTGAATTTGCACGGAGCCCCGGGAGAGGATGGTTTGGTTCAGGCCATGCTGGATGGCATGGGCAAGCCCTACCAGGGCAGTGGTCCGGCCGGCTCGATCCTGGCTTTGGACAAGGCGGTTTCCAAGGCCTTGTTCGTGAAGAACAACCTGGCCACGCCTCCATGGGTATTCGTGCCCGCACGTCTGGGGGTGGATCAATATGGGGAGCAGATCTCTGATTTGTCAGCTGAAATTTCGTGTCCTTTTGCTCCTCCCTACGTGGTCAAGCCGAATCTCGGTGGATCCAGCCTTGGGGTCGAGATGGTGCGCGAGCGCAATGGCCTGGTGCCTGCTGTCCAGAAGATCCTGCAGCAGGGGCGGGACGTACTGGTGGAGCAGTACCTGCCTGGAGTGGAGGTGACCTGCTCGGTTCTGGGAGATGAAGCCTTGCCGTTGATCTTGATTCGTCCCGGTGAGGGGGCGTCTTTTTTTGACTATGACAGCAAGTACCTTCCCGGGCGGGCTGATGAAGTTTGCCCGGCCCCGCTTCCAGGAGATGTCAGCCGAGGCATTCAGTCCATGGCCTTGCATGCGCACCGCATACTCGGCCTTCGGGGTTACAGTCGGGCTGATTTTATCCTGCATGAAGGACAGGCATCCCTTCTGGAGGTCAACACCCTCCCAGGGATGACGGCAACCAGTCTGCTGCCTCAGGCCGCGGCAGCCCATGGCCTGGATTTCGACCATCTGCTGGCCCGATTGATCGAGTTGGGAATGCGCGAGCATTGA
- a CDS encoding HD domain-containing protein → MRIVRDHPEQVLDPFPDGPEWTMHAKTPSVEECREMWSTWEMPEHIQTHSLLVTRVALTIAEMVQSTILPALKIDHVRAAAMLHDVAKFYTIRHGGSHSQIGAAWIQERIRNPVVARAVLHHVDWPFPMDLQRFPVSLVVCYSDKRVRHTEIVSLDERFADLQDRYGMNAKARQHIQQSLEQGRAIERLLSQALKVELDAYSFDSRRVV, encoded by the coding sequence ATGAGGATTGTCCGCGATCATCCAGAACAAGTCCTTGATCCGTTCCCGGACGGCCCAGAATGGACAATGCATGCGAAGACGCCTTCCGTCGAAGAGTGTCGAGAGATGTGGTCAACCTGGGAGATGCCGGAACACATTCAGACACACAGCCTGTTGGTGACGCGTGTTGCCCTGACCATCGCCGAAATGGTCCAGTCGACAATCCTTCCGGCGCTGAAAATCGACCATGTCCGGGCGGCGGCCATGTTGCATGACGTGGCCAAGTTCTACACCATTCGGCACGGCGGCAGTCATAGCCAGATCGGAGCGGCCTGGATTCAGGAGCGGATCAGGAATCCGGTGGTGGCTCGGGCGGTGCTGCATCACGTTGACTGGCCCTTTCCCATGGATTTGCAGCGCTTCCCGGTTTCCCTGGTGGTCTGCTACAGCGACAAAAGGGTTCGGCACACGGAAATCGTCTCCCTGGACGAGCGGTTCGCCGATCTCCAAGATCGCTACGGCATGAACGCCAAGGCGCGACAACATATTCAGCAGTCCCTGGAGCAGGGGCGGGCTATTGAGCGCCTGCTCAGCCAGGCCTTGAAGGTGGAGCTTGATGCGTATTCTTTTGATAGCCGGCGGGTGGTCTGA
- a CDS encoding HypC/HybG/HupF family hydrogenase formation chaperone: MCLAVPMEVKHINSELNVADVEIAGVKRQVRLDIIDYPAAVGDYVIVHAGFALRRLDREDALETLKLFQEGLNLQVH; the protein is encoded by the coding sequence ATGTGTTTAGCCGTGCCCATGGAAGTAAAGCATATCAACAGCGAGTTGAACGTAGCGGACGTGGAGATTGCCGGGGTGAAACGCCAAGTGCGCCTGGACATCATCGACTACCCGGCTGCGGTCGGCGACTATGTGATCGTTCACGCCGGATTCGCCCTGCGCCGCCTGGACCGGGAGGACGCCCTGGAAACCTTGAAACTGTTTCAGGAAGGATTGAACCTTCAAGTGCACTGA